A window of Cellulosimicrobium protaetiae genomic DNA:
ACGCCGTCGGCGCCCACCGCGTAGCTCGCGCCGATCTGCGGGATCCAGCGGTACGTCTCGGCGAGCTGGTGCGTGCCGGCGGCGGACGTGTCGAACGCGGTGAAGGCGCCGACGAGCAGACCCAGCTCGACGAGCGCGGCGCCGAGGGCGATGCCGCGCACGGTGCGCAGCGCTCCCGCGCCGACGCCGCGCGTGCGGGCCGCGGCCGTGAGCCACACCGCCGCGGCACCCACGAGGGGCCAGGCGACGAGCAGGGACAGCCAGGGGACGGAGGTTGTCATGGGTGTCTCCCTCTCAGCTCGCGGAGCCGGTGGTCAGGGCGAGGACGACGGCGACGATCACCACGAGGCCGCCGAGCATCGTCGCGCCGTACGAGCGCACGTAGCCGTTCTGCCACCCGCGCAGCCACTCCCCGATCCGACCGACCATGCCGGCGAGGCCCATCCAGCCGCCGTCGACCATCTCCTTGTCGGCGTAGACGAGCGAGCGCGTGAGGTACTGGCCGGGCCGCATGAACACGGCCTCGTTGACGTCGTCCTGGTACAGGTCGCGCCGGGCGGCGCGTGTGAGCGCGGTGCCTCGCGGCGCACGGACCGGGACGCTCGACATCGCGTACTGGCGCCACGCGAGCGCTGCGCCGGCGAGGACGAGCAGGAGCGTCAAGGTGATGAGCGACCACACCGGGAGGACCGGCTCGTGGTGCTCCGCGTGCCCGGTGACCGGCTCGAGCCAGGTGACGAACCGCGAGCCCGCGGCGAGGATGCCGCCCAGCGCGACCGAGCCGACCGCGAGGACGATCATCGGCCACGTCATGAGGCGTGGGGACTCGTGCGGGTGCTGGACCGGGCCGTCCTGCGGGCCGAGCCCGTCGGCGGAGCCGCTGCCGTCGTTCCAGCGGCGGCGCCCGGAGAACGTCATGAAGAACAGGCGCGACATGTAGAACGCGGTGATCCCCGCGCCGAGCAGCGCGACGCCCCCGAACACCCAGGCGCGCCACGGCTCGCCGTCGACGGGGACGAACGCGGCCTCGATGATCTTGTCCTTGCTCCAGAAGCCGGAGAACGGCGGGATACCGAGGATCGCGAGCCAACCCATCATGAACGTGATCCACGTGACCTTCATGTACCGCGCGAGGCCGCCGAACCGGCGCATGTCGACCTGGTCCTCCATGCCGTGCATGACCGACCCCGCGCCGAGGAACATCCCGGCCTTGAAGAAGCCGTGGGTCACGAGGTGGAAGATCGCGAACGCGTACCCGATCGGGCCGAGGCCCGCCGCGAGGATCATGTACCCGATCTGGGACATGGTCGACGCTGCCAGCGCCTTCTTGATGTCGTCCTTCGCGCAGCCGACGATCGCCCCGAAGAGCAGGGTCACCGCGCCGACGATCACGACGACGAGCTGCGCGGTGGGCGCGCCTTCGAAGATCGGTGCCGACCGGACGACGAGGTAGACGCCCGCCGTGACCATGGTGGCCGCGTGGATGAGGGCGGAGACCGGCGTCGGGCCAGCCATCGCGTCCCCGAGCCAGGCCTGGAGCGGGAACTGCGCCGACTTGCCGCACGCGGCGAGCAGCAGCGCGATGCTCGTGGCGGTGAGGAGCGCGGTCGACGCCTCGGGCGCCTGCGCGAACACCGTGGTGAAGTCGACCGCGCCGAACGTCGCGAACATGAGCATGAGCGCGACGATCAGGCCGATGTCGCCCACGCGGTTCATGACGAACGCCTTCTTGGCCGCGACCGCGTACGCGCGGTGGTGGTTCCAGAACCCGATGAGCAGGTACGACGCCAGGCCCACGCCCTCCCAGCCGACGAACAGCAGGAGGAACGAGTCGGCGAGGACGAGCACGAGCATCGCCGCGATGAACAGGTTCAGGTAGGCGAAGAACCGGCGTCGGTCGCGGTCGTGCGCCATGTAGGCGACCGCGTAGACGTGGATGAGCGTGCCGACGAACGTCACGAGGAGCACGAACGTCAGGGACAGCGGGTCGATCCGCAGCCCGACGGCGAGGTCGAGACCGCCGGACACGATCCAGTCGAAAAGTCGGTAGTCCACGACCCGCTCGTCGACGGGCAGGCCCAGCATCGCGAGGAAGAGGACCAGGCCCACCACGAACGCGGCGCCCGACATGAGGACGCCGAACCACGCGCCCCAGCGGTCGCTGCGGCGCCCGGCGAGCAGGAGGACGGCCGCCCCGAGGAGCGGGAGCAGCACCAGGAACGGTGCCGCGAGGAACGCGCCCGGCACGGTCTCGGACGCGGGCACGACGTCGGTCGCGGCCAGCAGTCCGCTCGCCGTGGGCAGGGCGGGAAGGAGCGTCGTCATCGGTGCCGGCCCCTCAGCTCTTGAGCAGGTTGACGTCGTCGACCGAGGCGGACCGACGGGTGCGGAAGATGGACACGATGATCGCGAGGCCGACGACGACCTCCGCCGCCGCGACGACCATGACGAAGAACGCGAGCACCTGCCCGGTCACGTCGCCGTGCATCCGGGCGAAGGTCACGAACGCGAGGTTGGTCGCGTTGAGCATGAGCTCGATGCCCATGAACACGATGATCGCGTTGCGTCGCAGCAGCACGGTCGCGGCGCCGATCGAGAACAGGATCGCCGCGAGCACGAGGTAGTTGGTGAGCTCCATCAGTCCTCTCCTCGCTCGGTCCCGCGAGCGTCACCGGGGACCCGGGACCGGCCCGGGTCGTCGGGACCGGCGACCTCTCCCGCGGGCGCCTCGCCCTCGGGCTGGTCGGCGGTCGCGGTCTGCACCGTGCGCTCGTTCGCGTCCTGGGCCCGCAGCGCGGGCAGCGCCCGCAGCGGCTCGTGCTCGACGAGCACCTCGCGCTCGGCCTCGAGGATCGTCCCCGCCGACCGCTCCTGGCCGCGGATCCGCAGGATGCGCGAGACCGACTCCTCGATGGGCCGGCCCTGCGGGTCGAGCGCCGGGGTGTCCATGGCGTTGTTCTGCGCGTACACGCCAGGGGCGGCGAGCGGCGTGAGCCGACCGCCCGCGGGCAGCGCCGCGACCTTCGCGTCCGCCTGCTCGCGCTGACCCACCTTCGGGGTGAGCCTGCGCCGGTGCGTGAGCACGAGCGCCGAGACCGCGGCGGTGATGAGCAGGATGCCCACGACCTCCATCGCGAACACGTAGTCCGCGAAGAGCACGCGCGCGAGCGCGACCGGGTTGGTCGCCTCGTTCGCGAGCGCGAGCCCGACCGACGGCGGGAACGTGGCCTGCGCGACCACGCCGACCAGCACCGCCCCGAGCCCGATCCCGAGGAGCACGCCGACCCACCGCTGCCCGCGGATCGTCTCCACGAGCGAGTCCGACGCGTCGACCCCGACGAGCATGAGCACGAAGAGGAACAGCATCATCACGGCGCCCGTGTAGACGACGACCTGGACGACGCCGAGGAACGACGCCTCCTGCGCGATGTAGAGGATCGCGAGGTCGACCATGACGAACATGACCGCGATGGCGGCGTGCACCGCCTTGCGCGCGAAGAGCAGCGAGAGCGCCGCGAGCACCATGAGGGGGGCGAGGACCCAGAACAGGACCGCCTCGCCGCCGCTCGCGGTCACCGGGCGGCCTTTCGGGCCCGACCCGAGGGAGCGACCCGCCGGACCTCCGGCGGCGGCCCCGTGGGCTCGGGCGGGAGGGTCGGGTCGTCCGGCCGGTGCTCGCGCACCCAGTCCACCTGCTCGGCCACCGGGCCGCTCACCTCTCCGCGGTAGTACTCGGTGTCCGAGGTCCCGGGCACCATCGGGTGCGGCGCGGCGAGCATCCGCTCCTGGAGCGGCGCGAGCAGGTCCTGCTTCTCCCAGATCATGCCCTCGCGCGTCGGGCCGGCGAGCTCGTACTCGTTGGTCATCGTCAGCGCGCGCGTGGGGCACGCCTCGATGCACAGCCCGCAGAAGATGCAGCGCAGGTAGTTGATCTGGTAGACGCGGCCGTACCGCTCGCCCGGCGACATGTGGCCGCCGTCCGGCAGGTCCGCGTTGTCCGCGCCCTCGACGTAGATCGCGTCCGCGGGGCACGCCCACGCGCACAGCTCGCACCCGATGCACTTCTCGAGCCCGTCGGGGTACCGGTTGAGCTGGTGCCGCCCGTGGTACCGCGGCTTCGTCGGCACCTTCTGGCGCGGGTACTGCTCCGTGACCGTCGGGCGGAACATCGAGGAGAAGGTCACGCCGAACCCGGCGACGGGCGCGAGCGCCTCGCGCAGCCCCTTCGCCTGGGGTCGCCGGACCTCGTACTCGCCGGGCCGGGACGGCTTCTGCTCGTCAGCCACGGTCGACCTCCTTGTCGTGCGGTGTGTCTCGAGGGGCACCGGCGCCCGGCGAGGCGGACGCCCCGGGCGAGCGCGCGTCGTCGGGCACGAGGGCGCGACGGCGGGGCGAGGGCGGGAGCGACTGGCCCGGCAGCGGCGGGACGGGGAACCCGCCCGCGAACGCGTCGAACGGCTCGGGACCCGCGCCCGCGGGCGCGCGGGTGCCGGGCGGGGCCTTCTTCTCGGGCCAGAACCAGACGACCACCACGACCACCAGGGCCAGCGCGACGGCGATGCCGACGAAGACGCGCAGGTCGACGTCGAGGAACTGGCGCACGGCCTGGGCGACCGCGAGGAGCACGAGCCACGCGAGCGCGAACGGGATGAGGACCTTCCAGCCGAACTTCATGAACTGGTCGTAGCGCAGGCGCAGCAGCGTGCCGCGGACCCACACGAAGAAGAACATGACGGCCCAGACCTTGACGAGGAACCAGAGGATGGGCCACCAGCCCTCGTTGAACATCCCGTCGTTGATCGCCGAGAGCGGCCACGGGGCCCGCCAGCCGCCGAGGAACAGCGTCGTCGCGACCGCGGAGACGTTGAGCATGTTGATGTACTCCGCGAGGAAGAACCACGCGAACTTCATCGACGAGTACTCGGTCATGTACCCCGACACGAGCTCGCCCTCGGCCTCGGGGAGGTCGAACGGGAGGCGGTTCGTCTCGCCGACCATCGAGATGACGTAGATGACGAACGCCGGCAGGAGCGGCAGGAACCACCAGAGCTGCGTCTGCGAGTCGACGATGCGCGAGGTCGACATCGACCCCGCCATGAGGAAGACGGAGACCAGCGACAGGCCCATCGCGAGCTCGTAGCTGATGACCTGGGCCGTCGAGCGGACCGACCCGAGCAGCGGGTACGTCGAGCCGGACGACCAGCCGCCGAGCACGATCCCGTACACGCCGAGCGACGCGCACGCGAGGATGTACAGCGTCGCGACCGGGAAGTCGGTGAGCTGGGCGGGCGTCACGTAGTCCGTGAACGGGATCTGCACCTCGGGCCCGAACGGGATGACCGCGAACACGAGCAGCGCGCAGAAGACGGAGATCATCGGCGCGAGCAGGTAGACGAACTTGTCCGCCGCCTTGACCGTGATGTCCTCCTTGAGCAGGAGCTTCATCGCGTCGGCGAGCGACTGGAGCAGGCCGAACGGCCCGTGCCAGTTGGGGCCGGGGCGCACCTGCATGCGCGCCACGACCTTGCGCTCGAACCAGATCGCGATCAGCACGCTCGTCAGCAGGAAGACGAGGATGAGGACGGCCTTGACGAGGTACGTCCAGCCGTTGTCCTGCGAGAAGTTCGCCGTGATCCCGGGCACGCCGGGCGTCTCGGCGGCGAGCGCGTGGATCGCGTGGACGCCGCTCATGCGTCCTCCCCTCCGTCGGTGCTGCCGGGCTCGAGCCGGACGACGTCGCCCGGGACGGCGCCGAGCGCCGCGTGCACGGACGACCCCGGCGACCGCAGCGGCAACCACACCACGTGGTCGACCATGTCCGTGACGACGACGGGGAGCGTGACCGATCCCCGGTCGGTCGAGACGCGCACGAGCTCGCCGTCGAACACGTCGACCGCGGCGGCCGTCGTCGCGGACAGCCGCGCCACCGGGCGCTTGGCCGTCCCCGCGAGGTAGCGCTCGCCGTCCTGGCCGCGCGCGTCGTCGAGCAGGAGGCGCCAGCTCGCGAGGACCGCGGTCCCCGGCGCGACGGCGGGAGGCTCCGTGGTCTCGACGTCCGGCGCGGCGGCGCGCTCGCCGTCCCACGCGCCGTCGCCCACGAGCTGGTCGAGCTCGGCGCGCACCGCGTCCACGGTGCCGAGGCCGAGGCTGACGCCCGCCGCGTCGGCGAGCGCGTCGAGCACGCGGTGGTCCGTCATCGCCGTGGACGCGAGCGCCGCCGGGAACGGGCGCACGCGCCCCTCCCAGCTCACGAACGCGCCCTCGCGCTCCACGGGCGGCGCGACCGGGAGCACGACGTCGGCCAGCTCGGTCGCCGCCGAACGCCGCACCTCGAGCGAGACGACGACGTCCGCGGCCTCGAGCGCGCGGCGGGCGTGCGCGGGGTCGGGCAGGTCGTCGAGCTCGAGCCCGCCGACGAGCGCACCCGCGAGCTGGCCGACGGACAGGGCGTCGAGCATCTCCCCCACGTCGCGGCCCGCCGTCGCGGGGAGACCGGTCGGCTGGTCGTCCGTGGCGGGAACGCCCCAGACGGTCGCGACGTCGACCCGGGCCGCGGCGTCCGCGACCGGGCGTCCGCCCGGCAGGAGGTTCGGCAGGGTGCCGGCCTCGACGCCGCCGCGCTCGCCGGCGCGGCGCGGGACCCACGCGAGGCGTGCGCCCGTCGCGGCGACCGCGCGCAGCAGCGCGCTGTACCCGCCGCGTGTCGCCGCGAGGCGCTCGCCGACGAGGATCACGGCGCCCGGCGCCCGGAGCGCGTCGCTGACCTCGGCGAGGAGGTCGGTGCCCTCGGCCTCGTCGAGCGTACGGACCTGGTCGCCCGCCGCGATGCCGTCGAGCCACTCCGCCTCGGTGCCCGGCGCGGCCGGGAGCAGCGTGCCGTGCATGCGCTGCACGCCGCGCGACGCGAACGGCGCGACCGAGAACACCCGCACCCCGTGCCTCACCGCGCCCTTGCGCAGGCGCAGGAACGTCACGCCCGCCTCCTCCTCGGCCTCCAGGCCGACGAGCAGGACCGCGGGCGCCTTCTCGAGGTCGGGGAACGTCACCCCCACCGGGTATCCGGCGACGGCGTGCGCGAGGAAGTCCGCCTCCTCCGCGCTGTGGGAGCGGGCGCGGTGGTCGACGTCGTTCGTACGCAGCCAGGTGCGCGCGAGCTTCGCGTACGCGTACGCGTCCTCGACGGTGAGGCGTCCGCCCGGCAGGACGGCGACACCCCCGGCGTCGCGCGCCCGCGTCAGGGCGTCCGCCGCGACCTCGAGCGCCTCGGCCCAGGAGGCGGGGCGCAGCTCGCCCCGAGTCACCGTGCCGTCGGGGGCGACCTCGCGGTCGCGTACGAGCGGGTGCGTGAGCCGGTCCGGAGCCGACTGCCACGTGAACGCGAAGCGGTCCCGGTCGGTGATCCACTCCTCGTTGACCAGCGGGTCCTCGCCCGCGAGGCGGCGCAGCACGACACCGCGGCGGTGGTCGACGCGGATCGCCGACCCGGACGAGTCGTGCTCCGCGACCGACGGCGTCGAGACCAGGTCGAACGGGCGCGACCGGAACCGGTACGCCGCGCCCGTGAGCGCGCCCACCGGGCAGATCTGCACCGTGTTGCCCGAGAAGTACGACGCGAACGGCAGCCCCGACTCGTCCTCGAGCGCCAGCCCGACCGGACGGTCGCCCGGCGCCTGGCCCGCGGGTGGCGCGAAGTCCAGCACCGCCTCGTCGAAGCGCCCGATCTGCTGCGCGGCCCCGCGCTTCTGCAGGTCGATGAACGCGTCGCCCGCGATCTCGGCGGAGAAGCGCGTGCACCGCTGGCACAGGACGCAGCGCTCGCGGTCGAGCAGGATCGTCGTCGAGACGGCGATCGGCTTGGGGAACGTGCGCTTGACGTCCACGAAACGGCTCGTCGCGCGGCCGTTGCTCATCGCCTGGTTCTGCAGCGGGCACTCGCCGCCCTTGTCGCACACCGGGCAGTCGAGCGGGTGGTTGATGAGCAGCAGCTCCATGATCCCGTGCTGCGCCTTGTCGGCGACCGGGCTCGTGCGCTGCGTCTTGACCACCATGCCGGGCGTCGCCTCGAGCGTGCACGACGCCTGGGGCTTCGGCATGGGCCGGACGTTGCCCTCACGGTCCGGCGTCGCCACCTCGACGAGGCACTGACGGCACGCACCCGCCGGCTCCAGCAGCGGGTGGTCGCAGAACCGCGGGATCTGGATCCCGATCTGCTCGGCCGCGCGGATCACGAGCGTGCCCTTCGGCACGGACATCTCGACGTCGTCGATCGTGAACGTCACGTGGTCCGCGGGGACCGGGGGCTTGGCCGCGCCGCCCGCGGGTGCGGCCGCTGAGCCGGTGCCCGGGGCGGGGGTCGTGGTCGTCATCAGTGCACTCCTGCCGTCAGGACGCGGGCCGGGCGGGGCGTGTGGTCGAAGAGCGCCGAGGCCGCCGGGTCGAACGGGCACCCGTGCCCGGTGATGTGCGCCTCGTACTCGTCGCGGAACAGCTCGATGCTGCTCGTCACGGGCGACGTCGCGCCGTCGCCGAGCGCGCAGAACGCGCGGCCCAGGATGTTGTCGCACGTGTCGAGCAGCAGGTCGAGGTCGGCCTCCGTGCCCTGGCCCGCCTCGATGCGCGCCAGCACCTGCTTCATCCAGTACGTGCCCTCGCGGCACGGCGTGCACTTGCCGCACGACTCGTGCGCGTAGAAGTCCGTCCACCGGCTCACGGCCCGCACGACGCACGTCGTCTCGTCGAACAGCTGCAGCGCGCGCGTGCCGAGCATCGACCCCGCCGCCGCGACCGACTCGTAGTCGAGGGGCGTGTCGAGGTGGGCGTCGGTGAACAGCGGGGTCGACGACCCGCCCGGCGTCCAGAACTTCAGCGCCTTGCCGCCGCGCATCCCGCCCGCGAGGTCGAGCAGCTCGCGCAGCGTCGTGCCGAGCGGCGCCTCGTACTGCCCGGGCCGCGTCACGTGGCCCGAGAGCGAGAACAGACCGAACCCGGCCGAGCGCTCCGTACCCATCGACGTGAACCAGTTGGCGCCACGTTCGACGATCGACGGCACGCTCGCGATGGACTCCACGTTGTTGACGACGGTCGGGCGCGCGTACAGGCCCGCGACCGCCGGGAACGGCGGCTTGAGCCGCGGCTGCCCGCGACGCCCCTCGAGCGAGTCCAGCAGCGCCGTCTCCTCGCCGCAGATGTACGCGCCCGCCCCGGCGTGCACCGTGACGTCGAGGTCGAAGCCCGAGCCCTGGACGTCCTTGCCCAGGTACCCGGCCTCGTACGCCTCCTCGACCGCGCGCAGCAGGCGGCGGTACACGTGCAGCACCTCGCCGCGCACGTAGATGAACGCGTGGTCGCACCCGATCGCGTACGACGTGATCGCCACGCCCTCCACGAGCGCCTGCGGGCTCGCGAGCATGAGCGGGATGTCCTTGCACGTGCCCGGCTCGGACTCGTCCGCGTTGACGACGAGGTACCGGGGGCCGCCGTCGGGCGCGGGCAGGAAGCCCCACTTCATGCCCGTCGGGAAGCCCGCGCCGCCGCGGCCACGCAGGCCCGACGCCTTGACCGTCGCGACGACGTCCGCGGGGTCCTGGGCGAGCGCCGCACGCAGGCCTGCGTAGCCGCCGCGGTCCACGTACGACGCCAGCGACCAGGACCGGTCCGCGTCCCACGTGTCCGACAGGACGGGGGTCAGCGGGTCCGGGGTCGGCCGGGCCACGGTGCCCTGCTGCTCGCTCATGCGTCCGCTCCCTTCGACGGGTCGGGCTTGGTGCCGGGAGACTCGGCCTTGCCGCCGGGGTCGACGTCGGCGTCGGTCGTGGGCTTCCGCTCGGCGCTCGACTGCTCGCCGCCGGTGACGGGCTTCTCCGGTGCGCCCGCGCCCGCCTCGGCGTCCGGCACGCCCGCCGACCCGGTGGGGGCGGTCCAGCCGTGCTCGCGGGCGAGGCGCAGGCCGGCGAGGGTGGGCTCGCCGGCGCCGACGCCCTCGTCGGCGCGGCCGTCGGGGAAGCCCGCGAGGACGCGGCTCATCTGCTTGAAGGTGCACACGCTCGCGGCACCGCGCGTCGGGGCGACGGCCTCGCCCGCGCGGAGGCGGTCGACGACGTCGGTCGCCGAGCCGGGCGTCTGGTTGTCGAAGAACTCCCAGTTGACCATCATGACCGGCGCGTAGTCGCAGGCCGCGTTGCACTCGACGCGCTCGAGCGTGATCGCGCCGTCGTCGGTCGTCTCGTCGTGCCCGACGCCGAGGTGGTCCGAGAGCTCGTCGAAGATCGCGTCACCGCCCATGATCGCGCACAGCGTGTTGGTGCAGACGCCCACGGTGTACGTCCCGTTGGGGTGGCGCTTGTACTGGGTGTAGAACGTCGCGACGGCCGAGACCTCGGCCGCCGTAAGGCCGAGCTGCTCCGCGCAGAACAGGATGCCGTCGCGCGAGACGTAGCCGTCCTCGGACTGCACGAGGTGCAGCATCGGCAGCAGGGCCGAGCGGGACTCGGGGTACCGGGCGACGATCTGCGCGGCGTCGGCGGCGAGCCGCGCCGTCGTCTCCGCGTCGTACCCGGGTCGCGGCGCGCCGGCGGGCGTGCCGTTCGTCGCAGGTCCGGCGTCGATGGTCATCGGTCCACCCCTCCCAGCACGGGGTCCAGGGAGGCGACGGCGACCACGACGTCGGCCACCTGGCCGCCCTCGCACATCGCCGCCACGGCCTGGAGGTTGTTGAACGACGGGTCGCGGAAGTGCGCCCGGTAGGGGCGCGTGCCGCCGTCGGACACGACGTGCACCCCGAGCTCGCCGCGCGGGTGCTCCACGGTCTGCCACGCCTGCCCGACCGGGACGCGGAAGCCCTCGGTGACGAGCTTGAAGTGGTGGATCAGGGCCTCCATGGAGGTGCCCATGATCTCCTTGATGTGCTCGAGCGAGTTGCCCTGGCCGTCGCCGCCGATCGCGAGCTGCGCGGGCCACGCGATCTTGCGGTCGCCCACCATGACGGGCTGCCCGGCCGTCCGCTCGAGGCGCTCGAGGCACTGCTCGACGATGTGCAGCGACTGGTAGCACTCCTCGATCCGCAGCACGACGCGGTCGTAGCAGTCGGCACCCGTCGCGGTCGGGACGTCGAAGTCGTACGTCTCGTAGCCGCAGTACGGGTCCGACTTGCGCACGTCGTACGGGTGGCCGGTCGAGCGGAGCACCGGCCCGGTGATCCCGAGCGCCATGCAGCCCGCGAGGTTGAGGTGCCCGACGCCGACGAGGCGGCCCTTGAAGATCGGGTTGGCGAGCATGAGGTCGCCGAGCTGGCCGAGGTAGCGGCGGATGAGCGGGTCGGCCGCGCGCACCTGCGCGACGAGGTCGGGCGGCACGTCCTGCGCGACGCCGCCCGGGCGGACGTACGCGTTGTTCATGCGCAGTCCCGTGACGGCCTCGAAGATGCGCAGGATCTCCTCGCGCGCGGTGAACGCGATGGTCATGACGGTCGTCGCGCCCATCTCGTTGCCGCCCGTGCCCAGGCACACGAGGTGGGACGCGATGCGGTTGAGCTCCATCATGAGCACCCGGATGACGCTCGCGCGCTCCGGGACGTCGTCCGTGATGCCGAGCAGCTTCTCGACCGCGAGGCAGTACGCCGTCTCCTGGAACAGCGGCGCGAGGTAGTCCATGCGGGTGCAGAACGTGACGCCCTGCGTCCACGTCCGGAACTCCATGTTCTTCTCGATGCCGGTGTGCAGGTAGCCGATGCCGCAGCGCGCCTCGGTGACCGTCTCGCCGTCGATCTCGAGCATGAGGCGGAGCACGCCGTGCGTCGACGGGTGCTGCGGGCCCATGTTGACGACGATGCGCTCCTCGCCGAGCGCGGCCGCGGCGACGGCGCTCTCGGTGATGTCGGCCCAGTCGCCGCCCGACGCCTCGAAGCTCGGGACGCCCTCGTCGAAGTCGCCGACGGGCGGCCGGGTCGACCGCGGTGCGGAGTGCGGGGCGGCGCCGGGCGCGCCGGTGGTGTGCGTGCTCACGAGTACGACCTCCTCGTGTCGGGCGGGGGCACGGTCGCGCCCTTGTACTCGACGGGGATCCCGCCGAGCGGGTAGTCCTTGCGCTGCGGGTGGCCGGGCCAGTCGTCGGGCATCTCGATGCGCGCGAGCGACGGGTGGCCGTCGAAGACGATGCCGAAGAAGTCCCAGGTCTCGCGCTCGTGCCAGTCGTTAGTCGGGTAGACGGACGTCGTGGTCGGTACGTGCGGGTCGGCGTCGGGCACCGACACCTCGAGGCGCAGGCGACGCCCGTGCGTGATCGACGTGAGGTGGTACACGGCGTGCAGCTCGCGGCCGACGTCGTGCGGGAAGTGCACGCCGCTGACGCCCAGGCTCAGCTCGAACCGCAGGTCCTGGTCGTCGCGCAGCGCGCGGCACACGTCGACGAGGTGGTCGCGGTGCACGTGGATCGTCAGCTCGGCGTGCGCGCCGGGCGGGTCGACGACGACGCGTTCCACCGCGGCCTCGAACCGCGTGCCCTGCTCCGCCAGCACCTCGGCCAGGACGTCGACGACCTCGTCGAACCACCCGCCGTAGGGGCGCGGGCTCGCGCCGGGCATCGCGACGGGCTGGACGAGCCCGCCGTACCCCGACGTGTCGCCCGAGCCGTGGACGCCGAACATGCCCTCGCGCACCTCGACGACCTCGAGCGTGCGGGGTGCACCCGCCC
This region includes:
- a CDS encoding NADH-quinone oxidoreductase subunit C, giving the protein MVTGAGAPRTLEVVEVREGMFGVHGSGDTSGYGGLVQPVAMPGASPRPYGGWFDEVVDVLAEVLAEQGTRFEAAVERVVVDPPGAHAELTIHVHRDHLVDVCRALRDDQDLRFELSLGVSGVHFPHDVGRELHAVYHLTSITHGRRLRLEVSVPDADPHVPTTTSVYPTNDWHERETWDFFGIVFDGHPSLARIEMPDDWPGHPQRKDYPLGGIPVEYKGATVPPPDTRRSYS
- the nuoE gene encoding NADH-quinone oxidoreductase subunit NuoE, yielding MTIDAGPATNGTPAGAPRPGYDAETTARLAADAAQIVARYPESRSALLPMLHLVQSEDGYVSRDGILFCAEQLGLTAAEVSAVATFYTQYKRHPNGTYTVGVCTNTLCAIMGGDAIFDELSDHLGVGHDETTDDGAITLERVECNAACDYAPVMMVNWEFFDNQTPGSATDVVDRLRAGEAVAPTRGAASVCTFKQMSRVLAGFPDGRADEGVGAGEPTLAGLRLAREHGWTAPTGSAGVPDAEAGAGAPEKPVTGGEQSSAERKPTTDADVDPGGKAESPGTKPDPSKGADA
- a CDS encoding NADH-quinone oxidoreductase subunit D; this encodes MSTHTTGAPGAAPHSAPRSTRPPVGDFDEGVPSFEASGGDWADITESAVAAAALGEERIVVNMGPQHPSTHGVLRLMLEIDGETVTEARCGIGYLHTGIEKNMEFRTWTQGVTFCTRMDYLAPLFQETAYCLAVEKLLGITDDVPERASVIRVLMMELNRIASHLVCLGTGGNEMGATTVMTIAFTAREEILRIFEAVTGLRMNNAYVRPGGVAQDVPPDLVAQVRAADPLIRRYLGQLGDLMLANPIFKGRLVGVGHLNLAGCMALGITGPVLRSTGHPYDVRKSDPYCGYETYDFDVPTATGADCYDRVVLRIEECYQSLHIVEQCLERLERTAGQPVMVGDRKIAWPAQLAIGGDGQGNSLEHIKEIMGTSMEALIHHFKLVTEGFRVPVGQAWQTVEHPRGELGVHVVSDGGTRPYRAHFRDPSFNNLQAVAAMCEGGQVADVVVAVASLDPVLGGVDR